A window of Rhododendron vialii isolate Sample 1 chromosome 13a, ASM3025357v1 contains these coding sequences:
- the LOC131314112 gene encoding (13S,14R)-1,13-dihydroxy-N-methylcanadine 13-O-acetyltransferase AT1-like, which produces MCHTVADGCALSMFVKAWAAMAHGDANMVAPSFATSSLFPPRDSFGLQTSYESSKCSGETRIFRFSSSKIAALRDEVGASTAVQPTRVQLVTAVIWKWAMARKGRDRCLPSFVWYPVNVRGRIDPPLSENTFGNAIWRETMSGNGKMDLGELVSKTREAVGKIDSEYLEELQGENVNEKLVRDTKKVMELFVDNEVDYFLITSWCRFPFHESDFGWGKPVWVSTASWGNFSSPLLLLQL; this is translated from the coding sequence ATGTGCCATACAGTTGCTGATGGATGCGCCTTGAGCATGTTTGTCAAGGCTTGGGCTGCCATGGCCCATGGCGATGCCAATATGGTGGCTCCAAGTTTCGCCACGTCCTCTCTCTTCCCACCCAGAGATTCGTTTGGGCTGCAGACGAGTTACGAAAGCTCGAAATGCTCGGGCGAAACTCGAATCTTCCGCTTCAGTAGTTCGAAAATAGCTGCTCTGAGAGACGAAGTAGGAGCCAGTACTGCGGTTCAACCGACGCGCGTTCAATTGGTGACAGCGGTAATTTGGAAGTGGGCCATGGCTCGAAAAGGGCGTGACCGATGCCTCCCTTCATTCGTGTGGTATCCGGTGAATGTAAGGGGGAGGATCGACCCGCCTCTATCAGAAAACACATTCGGCAACGCCATCTGGAGAGAGACAATGTCGGGAAATGGCAAGATGGATTTGGGCGAGCTGGTGAGCAAGACGAGGGAAGCAGTGGGGAAAATTGACAGTGAGTACTTGGAGGAGTTGCAAGGGGAAAATGTGAATGAAAAGCTCGTGAGAGATACGAAGAAGGTGATGGAGTTGTTCGTCGACAACGAAGTGGATTACTTCCTGATTACTAGTTGGTGTAGGTTTCCGTTTCACGAGTCGGATTTCGGATGGGGTAAGCCTGTTTGGGTGAGTACTGCAAGTTGGGGTAACTTCTCTTCCCCTTTGTTGTTGCTTCAGCTCTAA